One part of the Entelurus aequoreus isolate RoL-2023_Sb linkage group LG05, RoL_Eaeq_v1.1, whole genome shotgun sequence genome encodes these proteins:
- the LOC133650056 gene encoding paraneoplastic antigen Ma6E-like: MRSNMRSRVLLLLLLLKHVTASDSRRTSERLAGLRGSPRSGPPAAHLGSGHPAGVFQDLQSALDAGGPRQSSGGRVGGYLPAGPLPYEAQAGSASLYGGAGSTPLYGRSGSLPYEGRAGSAPPYGGAGSSPLYGRAGSLPYKSQAESVPLYGRAESAPLYGRAGSLPYRSQAESAPLYGRAGSLPYRSQAESAPLYGRAGSLPYRSQAESAPLYGRAGNLPYERQAGSAPSYGQAGSAPLYGGSGSSDYERQAGSVPLYGRAAAQLPPKASLAPQQHQRGPRLGAESSPPRQQEAVVVSSGGIQMVATEPAPPGHRAEPLQNSERVPPAGWPSRYRARPLGESTSAEAWKRSGKVRGSWLS, translated from the exons ATGAGGAGCAACATGAG GTCACGggtgttgctgctgctgctgctgctgaaacatgtcacag CGTCTGACAGCCGCAGGACGTCTGAGCGTCTTGCAGGTCTCCGAGGTTCTCCTCGGTCTGGACCTCCTGCAGCTCACCTCGGTTCTGGGCACCCTGCTGGTGTCTTCCAGGACCTGCAGTCTGCTCTGGACGCTGGAGGTCCTCGTCAGTCCTCTGGTGGCCGTGTAGGTGGTTACCTTCCTGCAGGACCTTTGCCCTATGAGGCTCAAGCAGGAAGTGCCTCTTTATATGGCGGTGCAGGAAGTACCCCCTTATATGGTCGATCAGGAAGTTTACCCTATGAAGGTCGTGCAGGAAGTGCCCCCCCATATGGTGGTGCAGGGAGTTCACCCTTATATGGTCGAGCAGGAAGTCTTCCCTATAAAAGCCAAGCAGAAAGTGTGCCCTTATATGGTCGAGCAGAAAGTGCACCCTTATATGGTCGAGCAGGAAGTCTTCCCTATAGAAGCCAAGCAGAAAGTGCGCCCTTATATGGTCGAGCAGGAAGTCTTCCCTATAGAAGCCAAGCAGAAAGTGCGCCCTTATATGGTCGAGCAGGAAGTCTTCCCTATAGAAGCCAAGCAGAAAGTGCGCCCTTATATGGTCGAGCAGGCAATTTACCCTATGAAAGACAAGCAGGAAGTGCACCCTCATATGGTCAAGCAGGAAGTGCTCCCTTATATGGTGGATCAGGAAGTTCTGACTATGAAAGACAAGCAGGAAGTGTTCCCTTATATGGTCGTGCTGCAGCACAGCTGCCCCCAAAGGCCAGCTTGGCCCCGCAGCAGCACCAGCGAGGACCCAGGTTGGGCGCCGAGTCGTCCCCTCCACGCCAACAGGAAGCGGTGGTGGTTTCCAGCGGCGGGATCCAGATGGTCGCCACTGAGCCGGCGCCACCCGGGCACAGAGCCGAGCCGCTGCAGAACTCGGAGCGAGTGCCGCCAGCAGGGTGGCCCTCCAGGTACCGGGCCAGACCACTTGGGGAGTCCACATCCGCAGAGGCGTGGAAGAGGTCCGGGAAAGTCCGGGGCTCCTGGTTGTCATAG
- the LOC133649524 gene encoding ectonucleotide pyrophosphatase/phosphodiesterase family member 2-like — protein MYPHFLRVWSYFQHTLLRKYAAIYNGINVLTGPAFDHDHDGRHDAQWASAGNGSAPTHFFAVLTSCKDVRQPVSACDGELHAIAFLLPHRPDNSDNCQAVAPPPSFTGLQSRRLQLLLVGTSAS, from the exons ATGTACCCCCACTTCCTCA GGGTGTGGTCTTACTTCCAGCACACGCTGCTGAGGAAGTACGCCGCCATCTACAACGGCATCAACGTGCTGACAGGCCCCGCCTTCGACCACGACCATGATGGACGCCACGACGCGCA GTGGGCGTCTGCGGGCAACGGCTCCGCCCCCACGCACTTCTTCGCCGTGCTGACCAGCTGCAAGGACGTGCGGCAGCCTGTGAGCGCCTGTGATGGCGAGCTGCACGCCATCGCCTTCCTGCTGCCTCACAGGCCTGACAACTCTGACAACTGCCAG GCTGTGGCTCCGCCCCCTTCCTTCACAGGCTTGCAGTCAAGACGTCTGCAGCTTCTTCTGGTTGGCACGTCAGCAAGCTGA